A single genomic interval of Roseomonas aeriglobus harbors:
- a CDS encoding YebC/PmpR family DNA-binding transcriptional regulator has protein sequence MAGHSKFKNIMHRKGAQDKKRSGMFSKLSREITVAAKMGLPDPDMNPRLRAAINAAKAQSMPKDNIQRAVEKASKGDTENYEEIRYEGFGPGGVSLIIEALSDNRNRTATNVRTAVSKNGGNLGTAGSVSHGFDRVGLITYPASAGDADTVFEAALEAGAEDVTSSEDGHEIWTEQGSLHEVVKALEPVLGEAEGAKLAWRPQTMVEVTEADAATLFKLIDALDDDDDVQTVWGNYEVSDAVMEKLG, from the coding sequence ATGGCAGGCCATTCCAAATTCAAGAACATCATGCACCGCAAGGGCGCGCAGGATAAGAAGCGCTCGGGCATGTTTTCGAAGCTCAGCCGCGAAATCACCGTCGCGGCCAAGATGGGTCTGCCCGACCCCGACATGAACCCGCGCCTGCGCGCCGCGATCAACGCGGCCAAGGCGCAGTCGATGCCCAAGGACAACATCCAGCGCGCGGTCGAAAAGGCATCGAAGGGCGACACCGAGAATTACGAGGAAATCCGCTACGAGGGCTTCGGCCCGGGCGGGGTGAGCCTGATCATCGAGGCGCTGAGCGACAACCGCAACCGCACGGCCACGAACGTGCGCACCGCGGTCAGCAAGAACGGCGGTAACCTCGGCACCGCGGGCAGCGTCAGCCACGGCTTCGATCGCGTCGGGCTGATCACCTATCCCGCGTCGGCCGGTGACGCCGACACGGTGTTCGAGGCGGCACTGGAAGCCGGCGCCGAGGACGTGACGTCGAGCGAGGACGGGCACGAGATCTGGACCGAACAGGGGTCCTTGCACGAAGTCGTCAAGGCGCTGGAGCCGGTGCTGGGCGAGGCCGAAGGCGCGAAGCTCGCCTGGCGCCCGCAGACGATGGTCGAAGTGACCGAGGCCGACGCCGCGACGCTGTTCAAGCTGATCGACGCGCTGGACGACGACGACGACGTCCAGACCGTATGGGGGAATTACGAAGTCTCCGACGCGGTGATGGAGAAGCTGGGCTGA
- a CDS encoding DUF1003 domain-containing protein, whose amino-acid sequence MTKPPLNDLAQHLLGKSAAELDPEERRVLEGVEAGTLVSRDAGDVADARESFGDRLADRVAAVGGSWGFIIAFSCVLVGWMLLNSDVLQHFGLAFDPYPYIFLNLMLSTLAAIQAPVIMMSQNRQAAKDRLAASLDYETNLRAEIEILRLHHKLDVAVVERLQALEAKIDALGRRDAS is encoded by the coding sequence ATGACCAAACCCCCGCTCAACGACCTCGCCCAGCATCTGCTCGGCAAGTCTGCGGCCGAGCTCGACCCCGAGGAGCGCCGCGTTCTTGAGGGCGTCGAGGCGGGGACTCTCGTCAGTCGCGATGCCGGTGACGTCGCCGACGCGCGCGAGAGCTTCGGCGACCGGCTGGCTGACCGCGTTGCGGCGGTCGGCGGCAGCTGGGGCTTCATCATCGCGTTCAGCTGCGTGCTGGTCGGCTGGATGCTGCTCAATTCGGACGTGCTGCAGCATTTCGGGCTGGCGTTCGATCCCTATCCCTACATCTTCCTCAACCTGATGCTCTCGACGCTGGCGGCGATCCAGGCCCCGGTCATCATGATGAGCCAGAACCGCCAGGCGGCAAAGGACCGGTTGGCAGCGAGCCTGGATTACGAAACCAACCTGCGCGCCGAGATCGAGATCCTGCGGCTGCACCACAAGCTGGACGTCGCGGTGGTTGAGCGCTTGCAGGCTCTGGAGGCGAAGATCGACGCATTGGGTCGCCGCGACGCCAGTTGA
- a CDS encoding DUF2312 domain-containing protein, with translation MTDNVSAEQLRLFIERIERLEEEKRGIADDIKDVYGEAKSTGFDAKTMRTIVRLRKMEKHHRDEADALLETYRNALGLV, from the coding sequence ATGACCGATAACGTGTCGGCCGAGCAGCTGCGCCTGTTCATCGAGCGCATCGAACGGCTGGAAGAAGAAAAGCGCGGCATCGCCGACGACATCAAGGACGTCTATGGCGAAGCGAAGTCGACCGGCTTCGACGCGAAGACGATGCGGACGATCGTGCGCCTGCGAAAGATGGAAAAGCACCACCGCGACGAAGCGGACGCGTTGCTGGAGACGTACCGGAATGCTCTCGGTCTAGTCTAA
- a CDS encoding S41 family peptidase, translated as MLRSILLTAAACAVPVAAQTPPVPAMQAPAFDPATARAAVSDLANEIEENFVFPDVAKRYAAMLRTKLAAGGYDNFPSRVAFAEAVTADLQAVFPDGHLAMHPSTGPRPEPRKAGDTALLAPVKMPPLMEQAGMIAPGIAYVRFNAFMGTPEVLRDFTAFLDANAGAKTLIIDARTHRGGGLDEMDVLFPRIFAKPATVMVMDTRASVAKKHGGLPFKSLTVVPAPAELFRAEHRVTPASPASPWTKAKVYLLTSGRTASAAEHLSSVLKSTRRATLVGETTAGAGNYGGGLELPGGYGAFIPFGHSYFPGEKGWEGVGVTPDIAVAPERALYEVLTREGIAPAQAQALSDSHKPSVPMTRRRPLRS; from the coding sequence ATGTTGCGCTCGATCCTGCTCACTGCCGCCGCCTGTGCCGTTCCCGTCGCTGCCCAGACCCCGCCGGTTCCCGCCATGCAGGCGCCCGCCTTCGACCCCGCCACCGCCCGCGCGGCCGTCAGCGATCTCGCGAACGAGATCGAGGAGAATTTCGTCTTTCCCGACGTCGCCAAACGCTATGCCGCGATGCTGCGGACCAAGCTCGCCGCCGGCGGTTACGACAATTTCCCGTCGCGCGTCGCCTTTGCCGAGGCGGTGACCGCGGACCTGCAGGCGGTGTTCCCCGACGGGCATCTGGCGATGCACCCCTCGACCGGTCCGCGGCCCGAACCGCGCAAGGCCGGCGACACAGCGCTCCTCGCGCCGGTGAAGATGCCGCCGCTGATGGAGCAGGCCGGCATGATCGCGCCGGGCATCGCCTACGTCCGCTTCAACGCCTTCATGGGCACGCCCGAGGTGCTGCGGGACTTCACCGCCTTCCTCGATGCGAACGCTGGCGCCAAGACGCTCATCATCGATGCGCGCACGCACCGCGGCGGCGGGCTCGACGAGATGGACGTGCTGTTCCCGCGCATCTTCGCAAAGCCCGCGACCGTGATGGTGATGGATACCCGCGCTTCGGTCGCCAAGAAGCACGGCGGCTTGCCGTTCAAGTCGCTGACCGTGGTGCCCGCGCCCGCCGAGCTGTTCCGCGCCGAACACCGCGTCACGCCCGCATCACCGGCGAGTCCCTGGACGAAGGCGAAGGTCTACCTGCTCACCTCGGGTCGTACCGCGTCGGCGGCGGAGCATCTGTCGTCGGTCCTGAAGAGCACCCGTCGCGCGACTCTGGTCGGCGAGACGACGGCGGGGGCGGGCAATTACGGCGGCGGGCTGGAGCTGCCCGGCGGCTATGGCGCGTTCATCCCGTTCGGCCACAGCTATTTTCCGGGCGAAAAGGGGTGGGAAGGCGTCGGCGTGACGCCCGACATCGCGGTCGCACCCGAGCGCGCGCTCTACGAGGTGCTGACGCGCGAGGGCATCGCACCGGCGCAGGCGCAGGCCCTCTCCGACAGCCATAAACCATCCGTCCCGATGACCCGCCGCCGCCCCTTGCGCTCGTGA
- a CDS encoding Lrp/AsnC family transcriptional regulator, whose translation MTKLDSFDIRLLDLLQADALLTAEALAERVPLSASAITRRVRRLRAEGWIERDVAIVARRLSDARLRALVHVTMQEHAEERGIAALRATLAAAPCVQMLLDLAGPHDLAVLISARDMDDYNAITARLFESEPAVRRYETSFVKRVHKQSAAVVLDLAGTA comes from the coding sequence ATGACCAAGCTCGATTCGTTCGACATCCGTCTGCTCGACTTGCTTCAGGCCGACGCGCTGCTGACCGCCGAAGCGCTGGCCGAACGCGTGCCGCTGTCCGCCAGCGCCATCACCCGCCGCGTCCGTCGCCTGCGTGCCGAGGGCTGGATCGAACGCGACGTCGCCATCGTCGCCCGCCGCCTGAGCGACGCTCGCCTGCGCGCGCTGGTCCACGTCACGATGCAGGAACACGCCGAGGAACGCGGCATCGCGGCTCTGCGCGCAACACTGGCGGCGGCCCCCTGCGTCCAGATGCTGCTCGACCTCGCCGGCCCGCACGACCTGGCGGTGCTGATCTCCGCGCGCGACATGGACGACTACAATGCCATCACCGCGCGGCTGTTCGAAAGCGAGCCGGCGGTGCGACGGTACGAGACGAGCTTCGTGAAACGGGTGCACAAGCAGAGTGCGGCGGTGGTGTTGGATTTGGCGGGCACCGCGTGA
- a CDS encoding response regulator yields MKGFADQIRRAVIIDDSRTSQIILEEAIHSGPGFKVVGVANDASSGLDLVKTLSPDLVIINLTMPYIDGAALLTRMTGMPRLCKLIISEQAATNVFMARKLESLGATLCLGKRELSENPQSFLKKIVKACDEIEKAASDRGSADLSSDVSRRSGVRRLRGDVDLGVPIPFDEDDRLILLERARLANAVRENQFDLITRHVAEQTDFPVCLLTFIDRDTQWIKSSFGFATGQTARADAFCTYTIASGDFFVVRNALTDPRFMENPYVVGEPFLRTYAGQPVVSSEGTRVGSLCIFDTRVRAIRPQVPRQLKTFADLIGCMIDSRLALAA; encoded by the coding sequence GTGAAGGGATTTGCCGATCAAATTCGTCGGGCTGTCATCATTGATGATTCGCGAACATCGCAAATTATATTGGAAGAAGCCATTCATTCGGGACCCGGTTTCAAGGTCGTCGGCGTCGCCAATGATGCTTCCAGCGGGTTGGACCTCGTAAAGACCCTGTCGCCCGACCTTGTCATAATAAACCTGACGATGCCGTATATTGACGGCGCCGCACTCCTTACCAGGATGACGGGCATGCCGCGCCTGTGTAAGCTTATCATATCGGAACAGGCCGCCACGAACGTCTTCATGGCGCGGAAGCTGGAGTCGCTCGGCGCCACATTGTGCCTTGGAAAACGGGAGCTTTCGGAAAACCCGCAAAGCTTTCTGAAAAAGATCGTCAAGGCCTGCGACGAGATCGAGAAGGCCGCATCCGACCGCGGATCGGCCGACCTATCGTCCGACGTCAGCCGGCGATCCGGTGTCCGACGCCTCCGCGGCGATGTCGATCTCGGGGTGCCGATACCGTTCGATGAGGACGACCGCCTGATCCTATTGGAACGGGCCCGGCTGGCCAACGCGGTGCGCGAAAACCAATTCGACCTGATAACCCGCCACGTCGCGGAACAGACGGATTTTCCGGTGTGCCTGCTCACCTTCATCGATCGGGATACGCAGTGGATCAAATCGTCGTTCGGCTTTGCAACCGGACAGACGGCCAGAGCCGATGCGTTCTGCACCTATACCATCGCCTCGGGCGACTTCTTCGTCGTCAGAAATGCCCTCACCGACCCACGCTTCATGGAAAATCCGTATGTGGTGGGCGAACCCTTCCTGCGAACATACGCCGGGCAACCCGTCGTTTCGAGCGAAGGCACGCGCGTCGGATCGCTTTGCATATTCGACACACGCGTCCGTGCGATCAGGCCCCAGGTCCCGCGCCAGCTCAAGACCTTCGCCGACCTGATCGGATGCATGATCGACAGTCGACTTGCGTTGGCCGCATGA
- a CDS encoding amidohydrolase family protein — protein MKTVMLLGAAMLAAMPVTAQTSAPAATVPAADNVTYIHAGQLLADPAKPPRGNATIIVRGGRIAEVRDGFVAPEGGAALVDLKDRYVLPGLIDMHVHFYSSGYPLKSRLEASGVDKEDAFVAAAGRARATLLTGFTTVRDLGAPEPRGIRALRDAIARGELEGPTIVNAGRMISVTAGHGDANGLKEDYAHAERMEATHLCNGADDCRRATREQIFTGAEVIKFAASGGVGSNIAGGLEAQMTPEEMKAIVDTAHSFGRKVTAHAHGKSGIDTALKAGVDSIEHGSYIDDETIRLFKDKGAYLVPTMHAFESVIRQSRAGERPAASAAKAEEVAKVVKDSHRRAFAQGVKIAFGTDSGVGPHATNALEFGYMTAVGMPAAQAIRSATIDAAALLGRENRIGRIAPGMDADIIAVMGDPVADVARLNAVDFVMQRGAVRKMGGKAALFPVE, from the coding sequence ATGAAGACGGTGATGCTATTGGGCGCAGCGATGCTGGCGGCGATGCCGGTCACAGCACAGACATCAGCGCCCGCGGCCACCGTGCCGGCCGCGGACAACGTCACCTACATCCACGCCGGCCAGCTGCTCGCCGATCCCGCGAAACCCCCGCGCGGCAACGCGACCATCATCGTGCGCGGCGGCCGGATCGCGGAGGTCCGCGACGGCTTCGTCGCGCCCGAGGGGGGTGCGGCGCTGGTCGACCTGAAGGACCGCTATGTCCTGCCCGGCCTGATCGACATGCACGTCCATTTCTATTCGTCGGGCTATCCGCTGAAATCGCGGCTGGAGGCGTCGGGCGTCGACAAGGAGGATGCCTTCGTCGCCGCAGCGGGGCGGGCCCGGGCGACGTTGCTGACCGGCTTCACCACCGTCCGCGACCTCGGCGCGCCCGAGCCGCGCGGCATCCGCGCGCTGCGCGACGCGATCGCGCGCGGAGAGCTGGAGGGGCCGACGATCGTCAATGCCGGCCGCATGATCTCGGTCACCGCCGGCCACGGCGATGCCAACGGCCTGAAGGAAGACTATGCCCACGCCGAACGCATGGAGGCGACGCACCTGTGCAACGGCGCCGACGACTGCCGCCGCGCGACCCGCGAGCAGATCTTCACCGGCGCCGAGGTCATCAAGTTCGCCGCCTCGGGCGGGGTCGGCTCCAACATCGCCGGTGGCCTCGAAGCGCAGATGACGCCCGAGGAAATGAAGGCGATCGTCGACACCGCGCACAGCTTCGGTCGCAAGGTGACCGCGCATGCGCATGGCAAGTCGGGGATCGACACCGCGCTCAAGGCCGGCGTCGATTCGATCGAACACGGCAGCTACATCGACGACGAGACGATCCGCCTGTTCAAGGACAAGGGCGCGTATCTGGTCCCGACGATGCACGCGTTCGAAAGCGTCATCCGCCAGAGCCGTGCGGGCGAGCGCCCGGCGGCGTCCGCGGCCAAGGCGGAGGAGGTGGCGAAAGTCGTCAAGGACAGCCACCGCCGCGCCTTCGCGCAAGGGGTAAAGATCGCCTTCGGCACCGATTCCGGCGTCGGCCCGCACGCGACCAACGCGCTCGAATTCGGCTATATGACCGCGGTCGGCATGCCGGCGGCGCAAGCGATCCGATCGGCGACAATCGATGCGGCGGCGTTGCTCGGCCGTGAAAACCGCATCGGCCGCATCGCACCGGGCATGGACGCCGACATCATCGCGGTGATGGGCGACCCGGTGGCCGACGTCGCGCGGCTGAACGCAGTGGACTTCGTGATGCAACGCGGCGCGGTCCGGAAGATGGGCGGGAAGGCGGCGTTGTTTCCAGTGGAGTGA
- a CDS encoding DUF1244 domain-containing protein, whose protein sequence is MDELDRIDDKAAAEAFRRLVRHLRHRTDAQNVDLMGLAGFCRNCLSDWLGEAGSLDKDTARTAIYGMPYAAWKAQHQGEATPEQLARMAESVAKNPA, encoded by the coding sequence ATGGACGAATTGGATCGTATCGACGACAAGGCGGCAGCAGAGGCTTTTCGCCGGCTGGTCCGCCACTTGCGCCATCGCACGGATGCGCAGAACGTCGATCTGATGGGGCTGGCGGGCTTCTGCCGCAACTGCCTGAGCGATTGGCTGGGCGAGGCGGGGAGCCTCGACAAGGACACCGCGCGCACCGCGATCTACGGCATGCCCTATGCAGCATGGAAGGCGCAGCACCAGGGCGAGGCGACGCCCGAGCAGCTGGCGCGGATGGCTGAGAGCGTCGCGAAGAACCCGGCGTGA
- the pyk gene encoding pyruvate kinase — MFPPRNRKVRVLATLGPASSTPEIIAKLFVAGADAFRVNMSHGDQPSKRPVIEAIRSIEKTLGRPTTILADLQGPKLRVGQFADGKVLLETGQRFVLDRDEALGDTTRVRLPHREIFAAAEDGARLLLDDGKMVLRVLEHDADRIVTQVVVGGMLSNNKGLNVPDMVLPLAALTEKDRSDMAFALDVGVDWIAMSFVQRPEDLAEGRKLIAGRAALLAKIEKPSAVARLEEIVEHCDGVMVARGDLGVELPPQSVPPLQKRIVETARRQGKPVVVATQMLESMITSPSPTRAEVSDVATAVYDGADAIMLSAESAAGAWPIESVTMMDSIAVSVEGDPAHGDRVHFTVLKPDSTTADALAEAAKGIAVTASAKAIVCFTTSGSTARRIARERPSVPILVLTPELDTARRLGLLWGVHAVHTRDVDSFEEMVGKAKRMALRHGIAGAGDSVIICAGVPFKTPGSTNVLHVVRLMGDELKGYEAPEA, encoded by the coding sequence ATGTTCCCGCCCCGCAACCGCAAGGTCCGTGTTCTCGCGACGCTGGGTCCCGCATCCAGCACGCCGGAGATAATCGCCAAGCTGTTCGTCGCCGGCGCCGACGCCTTCCGCGTGAACATGAGCCACGGCGACCAGCCGTCGAAGCGCCCGGTGATCGAAGCGATCCGCAGCATCGAGAAGACGTTGGGCCGCCCAACGACGATCCTTGCCGATCTGCAGGGGCCGAAGCTGCGCGTCGGTCAGTTCGCGGACGGCAAGGTGCTGCTGGAAACCGGCCAGCGCTTCGTGCTCGACCGCGACGAGGCGCTGGGCGACACGACCCGCGTCCGCCTGCCGCACCGCGAGATCTTCGCCGCGGCGGAGGACGGCGCGCGGCTGCTGCTCGACGACGGCAAGATGGTGCTGCGCGTGCTGGAGCATGACGCCGACCGCATCGTCACGCAAGTCGTCGTCGGCGGCATGCTCAGCAACAACAAGGGGCTGAACGTCCCCGACATGGTCCTTCCCCTCGCCGCGCTGACCGAGAAGGACCGCAGCGACATGGCCTTCGCGCTCGACGTCGGGGTGGACTGGATCGCGATGAGCTTCGTCCAGCGGCCCGAGGATCTGGCGGAGGGCCGCAAGCTGATCGCCGGTCGCGCCGCGCTGCTCGCCAAGATCGAGAAGCCCTCCGCCGTCGCGCGACTGGAGGAGATCGTCGAACATTGCGACGGGGTGATGGTCGCGCGCGGCGACCTGGGCGTCGAACTGCCGCCGCAGTCGGTGCCGCCCCTGCAGAAGCGCATCGTCGAAACCGCCCGCCGTCAGGGCAAGCCGGTCGTCGTCGCGACGCAGATGCTCGAATCGATGATCACCTCCCCCTCGCCGACGCGCGCCGAAGTGTCCGACGTCGCGACCGCGGTCTATGACGGCGCCGACGCGATCATGCTGTCGGCGGAAAGCGCCGCGGGTGCCTGGCCGATCGAATCGGTGACGATGATGGACTCGATCGCGGTCTCGGTCGAAGGCGATCCGGCGCACGGCGATCGCGTGCACTTCACCGTGCTGAAGCCCGATTCGACCACCGCCGACGCGCTGGCGGAAGCGGCGAAGGGCATCGCGGTGACCGCATCGGCCAAGGCGATCGTCTGCTTCACGACCTCGGGCTCGACGGCGCGGCGGATCGCGCGCGAGCGGCCCTCGGTACCGATCCTGGTGCTGACGCCCGAACTCGACACCGCGCGCAGGCTGGGGCTCCTCTGGGGCGTCCACGCCGTCCACACCCGCGACGTCGATTCGTTCGAGGAGATGGTCGGCAAGGCCAAGCGCATGGCGCTGCGCCACGGCATCGCGGGCGCCGGGGACAGCGTCATCATCTGCGCCGGCGTGCCGTTCAAGACGCCGGGCAGCACCAACGTGCTGCACGTCGTCCGCCTGATGGGCGACGAACTGAAGGGCTATGAGGCGCCCGAGGCGTGA
- a CDS encoding bacteriorhodopsin → MDQSAFVIGFAVMSLASLAIYAKGKKTSPSGHHTLLHAAVPFIAATAYLAMAFGIGTIVKADGTATYLARYADWSVTTPILLSSLVLLAFHERGRTGEVGGYLTSIIVLDVLMVVTGLMSSLADTSMMKWAWYLWSCVAFGGVLYLLWGPLRALAIERGEALGAAYGKNVAFLTVIWFLYPIVFLIGPEGLKIITDPASVGAILVMDIIAKVVYAFYAAGNLEKALHEHARQA, encoded by the coding sequence ATGGATCAAAGCGCCTTCGTGATCGGATTTGCGGTCATGTCACTCGCCTCGCTGGCCATCTATGCCAAGGGCAAGAAGACATCGCCGTCGGGCCACCATACGCTACTGCACGCAGCCGTGCCGTTCATCGCGGCGACTGCCTATCTGGCGATGGCCTTCGGCATCGGCACGATCGTCAAGGCCGACGGGACGGCGACCTATCTCGCTCGCTATGCGGACTGGTCGGTGACCACGCCGATCCTGCTGTCCAGCCTGGTGCTGCTCGCCTTTCACGAGCGTGGGAGGACCGGCGAGGTCGGCGGCTATCTGACGTCGATCATCGTGCTCGACGTATTGATGGTCGTGACGGGGCTGATGTCTTCGCTGGCGGACACGTCGATGATGAAATGGGCCTGGTATCTCTGGTCCTGTGTCGCATTCGGCGGCGTGCTGTACCTGCTGTGGGGCCCCTTGCGCGCCCTGGCGATCGAACGTGGCGAAGCGCTTGGCGCGGCCTATGGCAAGAACGTCGCCTTTCTGACCGTCATCTGGTTCCTTTACCCGATCGTCTTCCTGATCGGTCCGGAGGGGCTGAAGATCATTACCGACCCGGCGTCGGTCGGGGCGATCCTGGTCATGGATATCATCGCCAAGGTCGTTTACGCCTTCTACGCGGCCGGCAACCTCGAAAAGGCGCTCCACGAACACGCCCGGCAGGCGTGA
- a CDS encoding Crp/Fnr family transcriptional regulator, whose translation MPDYPLNRFKDIAALTPGEIEMLQTLGDPPVRVRRYGTIRREGEAVKGIYLMVEGWAGASILLPSGLRQIAKLHLPGDMLGTPSMSLTHAADTLVALTDCTVAFVPMARLRTLFETSPRLMAPFLAAVQYERVALMDIIALMGRTSARERYATFLVDVHDRLTRAGLAQPDRFELPLTQEQIGDLLGLTTVHTNRTVRMLEREGVIARQGSLLILRDPTAIRRMSPLPKRAPAFELDWFPSTKG comes from the coding sequence GTGCCTGATTATCCTCTGAACCGATTCAAGGACATCGCCGCCCTCACGCCCGGCGAAATTGAGATGCTGCAGACGCTTGGCGATCCGCCGGTGCGCGTGCGCCGCTATGGGACGATCCGGCGCGAGGGCGAAGCGGTCAAGGGCATCTATCTGATGGTCGAGGGCTGGGCCGGCGCGTCGATCCTGCTGCCATCGGGCCTGCGCCAGATCGCCAAGCTGCACCTGCCCGGCGACATGCTCGGGACGCCCAGCATGTCGCTGACCCATGCCGCCGACACGTTGGTCGCGCTGACCGACTGCACCGTCGCCTTCGTCCCGATGGCGCGGTTGCGCACCCTGTTCGAAACGTCGCCGCGGCTGATGGCGCCGTTCCTGGCGGCGGTGCAATATGAACGCGTCGCGCTGATGGATATCATCGCGCTGATGGGCCGGACGTCGGCGCGCGAACGCTATGCGACGTTCCTGGTCGACGTCCACGACCGGCTGACGCGCGCCGGCCTGGCCCAGCCCGACCGGTTCGAGCTGCCGCTGACGCAGGAACAGATCGGCGACCTGCTGGGCCTGACCACCGTCCACACCAACCGGACGGTGCGCATGCTGGAACGCGAAGGCGTGATCGCGCGCCAGGGGTCGCTGCTGATCCTGCGCGATCCGACCGCCATCCGCCGCATGTCGCCGCTGCCCAAGCGCGCACCGGCGTTCGAACTCGACTGGTTTCCCTCGACGAAGGGGTGA
- the ispH gene encoding 4-hydroxy-3-methylbut-2-enyl diphosphate reductase codes for MTDAPKPVLDLLIAAPRGFCAGVDRAIQIVELAIERYGAPVYVRHEIVHNKFVVDTLKAKGAVFVETLDDVPDGVPVVFSAHGVPKAVPAKAESRGLSYLDATCPLVSKVHRQAERLVAAGRHILFVGHAGHPEVIGTFGQVPEGNMTLIETEEDAEGFMPADPDNLAFLTQTTLSVDDTAAIMTILQRRFPAIVAPKADDICYATSNRQAAVKAIAGQCDLMLVIGAPNSSNSLRLVEVAKREGVSAHLIQRAADLDWAWLDGVGTLGLTAGASAPEVLIRELVTLLETRYEVHEREEETTRESIAFKLPKELQAA; via the coding sequence ATGACCGATGCTCCCAAGCCCGTCCTCGACCTCCTCATCGCCGCGCCGCGCGGATTCTGTGCCGGGGTCGACCGTGCCATTCAGATCGTCGAGCTGGCGATCGAGCGTTACGGCGCGCCGGTCTATGTCCGGCACGAGATCGTCCACAACAAATTCGTCGTCGACACGCTGAAGGCCAAGGGCGCCGTCTTCGTCGAGACGCTGGACGACGTGCCCGATGGCGTGCCGGTCGTCTTTTCCGCGCACGGCGTGCCCAAGGCGGTGCCGGCCAAGGCGGAGTCGCGGGGCTTGAGCTACCTCGATGCCACCTGCCCGCTGGTCAGCAAGGTCCACCGCCAGGCCGAACGCCTGGTCGCCGCCGGCCGCCACATCCTGTTCGTCGGTCACGCCGGCCACCCCGAGGTCATCGGCACCTTCGGCCAGGTGCCCGAAGGCAACATGACGCTGATCGAGACGGAAGAGGATGCGGAAGGCTTCATGCCTGCCGATCCGGACAATCTCGCCTTCCTGACGCAGACCACGCTGTCGGTCGACGATACCGCCGCGATCATGACCATCCTTCAGCGCCGTTTCCCCGCGATCGTCGCGCCCAAGGCGGACGACATCTGCTACGCGACCTCCAACCGCCAGGCCGCGGTCAAGGCGATCGCCGGCCAGTGCGACCTGATGCTGGTCATCGGCGCGCCCAATTCGTCGAACTCGCTGCGGCTGGTCGAAGTGGCGAAGCGCGAAGGCGTTTCGGCGCACCTGATCCAGCGCGCCGCCGATCTCGACTGGGCCTGGCTCGACGGCGTCGGCACGCTGGGGCTGACCGCTGGCGCGTCGGCCCCGGAAGTGCTGATCCGCGAACTCGTGACGCTGCTCGAAACCCGCTACGAGGTCCACGAGCGCGAGGAGGAGACGACCCGTGAGTCGATCGCCTTCAAGCTGCCCAAGGAATTGCAGGCGGCCTGA
- the thrB gene encoding homoserine kinase codes for MAVYTHVSAETLSAFLARYDVGDLVSAKGIAEGVENSNYLVDTTRDRFILTLYEKRVAAADLPYFLALLDHLAAKGLPVPPAIQDRSGTAIQQLEGRAACLIRFLTGVSVSHPTPEQAHAAGAAMARMHVALEDFTETRANSMGIAEWRPLLTRCGDSLDTIQPGLFARIDAALADIEANWPRHLPTGAIHADLFPDNVLMLGERVTGLIDFYFAATDIRAYDLAIMHSAWAFDGEGHPADPAIGDALYAGYESVRPLSAEERAALPLLARGACIRFFLSRAWDWLNTPADALVTRKDPLAYLRRLEWYEA; via the coding sequence ATGGCCGTCTACACGCACGTCTCCGCCGAAACGCTGTCGGCCTTCCTCGCCCGCTATGACGTCGGCGACCTCGTCTCGGCCAAGGGCATTGCCGAGGGGGTCGAGAATTCCAACTACCTCGTCGACACGACCCGCGACCGCTTCATCCTGACGCTCTACGAAAAGCGCGTCGCGGCCGCCGACCTGCCCTATTTCCTGGCCCTGCTCGACCATCTCGCGGCCAAGGGCCTGCCCGTCCCGCCCGCGATCCAGGACCGCTCGGGGACTGCGATCCAGCAGCTGGAGGGCCGCGCCGCCTGCCTGATCCGCTTCCTGACCGGCGTCTCCGTATCGCACCCGACGCCCGAACAGGCCCATGCCGCCGGCGCCGCGATGGCGCGGATGCACGTCGCGCTGGAGGACTTCACCGAAACCCGCGCGAACTCGATGGGTATCGCCGAATGGCGCCCGCTGCTGACACGCTGCGGCGACAGCCTCGACACGATCCAGCCGGGTCTGTTCGCGCGGATCGACGCCGCGCTGGCCGATATCGAGGCGAACTGGCCCCGCCATCTGCCGACCGGCGCGATCCATGCCGACCTGTTCCCCGACAACGTGCTGATGCTGGGCGAACGGGTCACCGGCCTGATCGACTTCTACTTCGCCGCGACCGACATCCGCGCCTATGACCTCGCCATCATGCATTCGGCCTGGGCCTTCGACGGCGAAGGCCATCCGGCCGACCCGGCGATCGGCGACGCGCTCTACGCCGGCTACGAAAGCGTCCGCCCGCTGTCGGCGGAAGAACGCGCCGCCCTGCCCCTGCTCGCCCGCGGCGCCTGTATCCGCTTCTTCCTCAGCCGCGCCTGGGACTGGCTGAATACGCCTGCCGACGCGCTGGTGACGCGGAAAGATCCGCTCGCCTATCTCCGCCGCCTGGAATGGTACGAAGCGTAA